Part of the Pseudomonas sp. Leaf58 genome is shown below.
CCAAGGCGTAGATGCCAAAGTCGTTCTTCAGGCGGGCGACCTGTTCAACGGTCAGGCCCGAGTAGGAGAACATGCCGACCTGGCGGCCAACGAAGCTGAAGTCGCGGTTGGCGCCGTACTGGGCCAGCAGCTCGACCATCTGCTTGCGCATGCCGTGGATGCGCTCGCGCATTTCGGCCAGTTCGGTTTCCCACATCTGGCGCAGTTCGGCGCTGTTCAGCACGGTGGCTACGATAGTTGCACCGTGGGTTGGCGGGTTGGAGTAGGTGGTGCGGATAACGCGCTTGACCTGCGACAGCACGCGGGTGCTCTCGTCCTTGGAGGCGGTGACGATCGACAGCGCGCCAACGCGCTCGCCGTACAGCGAGAACGACTTGGAGAACGAGCTGGAAACGAAGAACTCCAGGCCCGACTCGGCGAACAGGCGCACAGCGAAGGCATCTTCGGCGATGCCGTCACCAAAGCCCTGGTAGGCCATGTCGAGGAACGGCACATGGCCCTTGGCCTTGACCACTTCCAAGACGTTTTTCCAGTCGTCCAGGCTCAAGTCGACGCCAGTCGGGTTGTGGCAGCAGGCATGCAGCACCACGATCGAGCCGGACGGCA
Proteins encoded:
- a CDS encoding amino acid aminotransferase, whose amino-acid sequence is MSLFSAVELAPRDPILGLNEAFNADPRTDKVNLGVGVYCNEEGRIPLLRAVIEAETQRAAQHASRGYLPIDGIATYDQAVQKLLFGNESPLLAAGRVVTVQAVGGTGALKIGADFLKRISPNAVVAISDPSWENHRALFESAGFPVQTYRYYDAATHDVNRAGMLEDLNNLPSGSIVVLHACCHNPTGVDLSLDDWKNVLEVVKAKGHVPFLDMAYQGFGDGIAEDAFAVRLFAESGLEFFVSSSFSKSFSLYGERVGALSIVTASKDESTRVLSQVKRVIRTTYSNPPTHGATIVATVLNSAELRQMWETELAEMRERIHGMRKQMVELLAQYGANRDFSFVGRQVGMFSYSGLTVEQVARLKNDFGIYALDTGRIAVAALNQSNIHVVTKAIVEVL